From Vibrio crassostreae, one genomic window encodes:
- the nagE gene encoding N-acetylglucosamine-specific PTS transporter subunit IIBC, whose product MLPIATLPIAALLLRLGQGDLLDIPFMAQAGGAIFGNLPLLFGLGIAIGLSKDGNGAAGLAGAVAYFVLTATATTINADVNMSFFGGIFAGIIAGHSYNAFHATRLPEWLAFFAGKRLVPIMAGLFALVAGAVSGVVWPGVQSGLDALAHAVSTSGAIGQFVYGTLNRALIPVGLHHVLNSYFWFGMGTCQEIIVAGQGAFANITQLCVDPALAKTLVVGQEHTFTFANSVTPEITTVVKEVTETVKSGDLHRFFGGDKGAGVFMNGFFPVMMFGLPGAALAMYLAAPAEKRSQVGGALFSVAFCSFLTGITEPLEFMFVFLAPALYAMHAVFTGLSLVVANMFGTLHGFGFSAGLIDFVLNWGLATKPFVLLLIGLGFGALYFFTFSFAIRAFNLKSPGREDDDEAVAAPAGDAPKGDLARQYLKALGGHDNLTSIDACITRLRLTLKDRSVADEVVLKKLGAKGVVKLGENNLQVILGPLAEIVAGEMKAIGAGEDLSDVKLP is encoded by the coding sequence ATGCTACCAATCGCAACGCTTCCGATTGCGGCGCTTCTTTTACGTTTAGGTCAAGGCGATCTACTTGATATTCCATTCATGGCGCAAGCTGGTGGTGCTATCTTCGGTAACCTACCATTGCTCTTTGGTCTAGGTATCGCGATTGGTCTTTCTAAAGACGGTAACGGCGCAGCAGGTCTTGCTGGTGCAGTTGCTTACTTCGTACTAACTGCTACAGCAACGACAATTAACGCAGACGTTAACATGTCATTCTTCGGCGGTATCTTCGCAGGTATCATCGCAGGTCACTCTTACAACGCTTTCCACGCGACACGCCTTCCAGAGTGGCTGGCTTTCTTCGCGGGTAAACGTTTAGTACCTATCATGGCCGGTCTATTTGCACTTGTTGCAGGTGCTGTGTCTGGTGTGGTTTGGCCTGGTGTTCAATCTGGTCTAGACGCACTGGCTCACGCAGTATCAACGTCTGGCGCTATCGGCCAATTCGTTTACGGTACTCTTAACCGTGCACTTATCCCTGTAGGTCTACACCACGTATTGAACTCATACTTCTGGTTTGGTATGGGTACATGTCAAGAGATCATCGTTGCTGGTCAAGGCGCATTCGCTAACATCACTCAACTTTGTGTTGACCCAGCACTGGCTAAAACTCTAGTTGTTGGCCAAGAGCACACATTCACATTCGCTAACTCTGTAACTCCAGAAATCACTACTGTAGTTAAAGAAGTGACTGAAACTGTTAAATCTGGTGACCTACACCGTTTCTTCGGCGGCGATAAAGGCGCTGGCGTATTCATGAACGGTTTCTTCCCAGTAATGATGTTCGGTCTACCAGGTGCTGCACTTGCAATGTACCTAGCTGCTCCTGCTGAAAAACGTAGCCAAGTTGGTGGCGCACTATTCTCAGTTGCATTCTGTTCATTCCTAACAGGTATCACAGAGCCGCTAGAATTCATGTTCGTATTCCTAGCTCCTGCTCTATACGCAATGCACGCTGTATTTACAGGTCTGTCTCTAGTAGTTGCTAACATGTTTGGTACTCTGCACGGTTTCGGTTTCTCTGCTGGTCTTATCGACTTCGTATTGAACTGGGGTCTAGCAACTAAACCATTCGTACTACTACTAATCGGTCTTGGTTTCGGTGCTCTATACTTCTTCACTTTCTCTTTCGCAATCCGCGCTTTCAACTTGAAATCGCCAGGTCGTGAAGATGATGACGAAGCTGTTGCAGCTCCTGCTGGCGACGCACCAAAGGGCGACCTTGCACGTCAATACCTGAAAGCTCTAGGTGGTCACGACAACCTAACTTCAATCGACGCTTGTATCACTCGTCTACGCCTAACTCTTAAAGACCGCTCTGTCGCTGATGAAGTTGTTCTTAAGAAACTAGGTGCTAAAGGTGTGGTAAAACTAGGTGAAAACAACCTACAGGTTATCCTAGGCCCACTAGCTGAAATCGTAGCTGGCGAAATGAAAGCTATCGGTGCAGGTGAAGACCTATCTGATGTAAAACTTCCATAG
- the nagA gene encoding N-acetylglucosamine-6-phosphate deacetylase: protein MYALSNCKIYTGSDVLTDHAVVIENELIKKVCPISELPEGIEVRDLDGANLSPGFIDLQLNGCGGVMLNDEITAETMQIMHKANLKSGCTSFLPTLITSSDEDMRAVITAAREYHNQYQNQSLGLHLEGPYLNVAKKGIHSVDHIRKSDNEMIELICDNSDLVAKVTLAPELNDPEHIERLHKAGVVVSIGHTNATYAEARQGFESGITFATHLFNAMTPMVGREPGVVGAIYDTPEVYAGIIADGFHVDYANIRIAHKTKGEKLVLVTDATAPAGADMEYFIFVGKKVYYRDGKCVDENGTLGGSALTMIEAVQNTVEHAGIALDEALRMATLYPATAIGVESKLGRIKKGMVANLAVFDRDFNVKATVVNGQYEHN from the coding sequence ATGTACGCGCTAAGTAACTGTAAAATTTACACTGGTAGTGATGTTCTGACCGATCATGCTGTTGTAATCGAAAACGAACTGATCAAAAAAGTCTGTCCTATCTCTGAATTGCCAGAGGGAATCGAGGTTCGCGACCTAGACGGAGCAAACCTAAGTCCAGGTTTCATTGACCTACAACTGAACGGTTGTGGCGGTGTAATGCTTAACGATGAGATCACTGCAGAAACCATGCAGATCATGCACAAAGCAAATCTGAAATCTGGCTGTACTAGCTTCTTACCAACGCTTATCACCTCTTCAGACGAAGATATGCGTGCGGTTATTACGGCAGCTCGTGAGTACCACAACCAGTACCAAAACCAATCTTTAGGTCTGCACCTAGAAGGTCCGTACTTGAACGTTGCGAAAAAAGGCATCCACAGCGTCGATCACATTCGTAAGTCTGACAACGAAATGATTGAGCTTATCTGTGACAACAGTGACCTTGTTGCAAAAGTTACATTAGCTCCAGAGTTAAACGACCCTGAACACATTGAACGCCTGCACAAAGCTGGCGTTGTGGTTTCTATCGGCCACACCAACGCAACTTACGCAGAAGCACGCCAAGGTTTTGAATCTGGTATCACGTTCGCTACTCACCTATTCAATGCAATGACCCCTATGGTCGGTCGTGAACCGGGCGTTGTAGGCGCGATTTACGACACACCAGAGGTTTACGCTGGGATCATTGCCGACGGTTTCCACGTTGATTACGCAAACATCAGAATTGCGCATAAAACCAAGGGAGAAAAGTTGGTATTAGTGACGGATGCCACAGCTCCTGCAGGTGCTGACATGGAATACTTTATTTTTGTCGGTAAGAAAGTATATTACCGTGATGGTAAGTGTGTTGATGAAAACGGCACACTGGGCGGCTCAGCTCTGACTATGATTGAAGCAGTTCAGAATACAGTTGAGCACGCTGGTATCGCTTTAGACGAAGCTCTTCGCATGGCTACGCTATACCCAGCTACGGCTATCGGTGTAGAAAGCAAGCTAGGTCGAATCAAAAAAGGCATGGTTGCAAACCTAGCTGTATTTGACCGAGACTTTAACGTTAAAGCGACTGTTGTTAACGGACAATACGAGCACAATTAA